One window from the genome of Enterococcus haemoperoxidus ATCC BAA-382 encodes:
- a CDS encoding PTS sugar transporter subunit IIB, whose protein sequence is MAKKTIMLVCSAGMSTSLLVTKMQKAADAQGLDTDIFAVSASDADNNLESKPVDVLLLGPQVRFMKSDFEKRLEPKGIPLEVINMADYGMMNGEKVLQQALNLIGND, encoded by the coding sequence ATGGCTAAAAAAACAATCATGCTTGTATGTTCTGCTGGAATGAGTACAAGTTTACTTGTAACGAAAATGCAAAAAGCAGCTGATGCACAGGGATTAGATACGGATATTTTTGCTGTATCTGCCTCAGATGCAGATAACAATTTAGAGAGTAAACCTGTAGACGTGTTATTATTAGGTCCTCAAGTTCGATTCATGAAAAGCGATTTTGAGAAACGTTTAGAACCAAAAGGGATTCCGCTAGAAGTGATCAACATGGCAGATTACGGCATGATGAACGGAGAAAAAGTGTTACAGCAAGCACTAAATTTAATTGGAAATGACTAA
- a CDS encoding DUF7662 domain-containing protein: protein MAKERQKKYDSVTHYLTTNGGSQVTLTFTQFDELLFPHSGLPKTARTDIDWWANDHKHPEKGAYGWLNAGYQVAQVNIEKEYIVFNKLLKSNWIF from the coding sequence TTGGCAAAAGAGCGTCAAAAGAAATATGATAGCGTTACCCATTATTTAACAACCAATGGTGGTTCACAAGTAACTTTAACGTTTACTCAATTTGACGAGTTACTTTTTCCACATTCAGGACTTCCTAAAACAGCACGTACAGATATTGATTGGTGGGCAAATGACCACAAACATCCTGAAAAAGGCGCGTATGGTTGGCTTAATGCAGGTTACCAAGTGGCACAAGTCAATATTGAAAAAGAGTATATAGTTTTTAATAAACTATTAAAATCTAATTGGATTTTTTAA
- a CDS encoding YigZ family protein, protein MLDSYFTIRSDGESEIEIKKSRFICSLKRVYSEDEAKEFIAQKKKEHWKANHNCSAFIIGEKSDIQRSSDDGEPSGTAGVPMLEVLKKQELINVAAVVTRYFGGTKLGAGGLIRAYSHAVSHALNTIGLVEGKLQQEIRLTISYPNLGNVQNFIEHNPYTLQDTVYGEQVDVICLVDEIKSEQFMAEIVELLNGQVTFKEGECSYHEIPIIKKEQLDDI, encoded by the coding sequence ATGCTTGATAGTTATTTTACCATTCGCTCTGATGGAGAGAGCGAAATCGAAATAAAAAAGTCACGTTTTATCTGTTCGCTTAAACGAGTTTATTCAGAGGATGAAGCAAAGGAATTTATTGCTCAAAAGAAAAAGGAGCATTGGAAAGCCAATCATAATTGTAGTGCTTTTATAATCGGTGAAAAAAGTGATATCCAACGTAGCAGCGATGATGGAGAACCAAGTGGAACAGCGGGTGTTCCCATGCTGGAAGTTTTAAAAAAGCAAGAATTGATCAACGTAGCGGCCGTCGTCACTCGCTATTTTGGCGGAACAAAACTTGGGGCTGGCGGCTTGATCAGAGCTTATAGTCATGCTGTTTCACATGCATTAAACACCATTGGACTAGTTGAAGGGAAATTGCAGCAGGAAATTCGTTTAACGATCAGTTATCCTAATTTGGGAAACGTTCAAAATTTTATAGAACATAATCCTTATACACTGCAAGACACGGTTTATGGAGAACAAGTTGACGTTATTTGCCTTGTAGATGAAATAAAATCCGAGCAATTTATGGCAGAAATCGTCGAACTATTAAATGGACAAGTTACATTTAAAGAAGGCGAATGTTCTTATCATGAAATACCCATCATAAAAAAGGAGCAATTAGATGACATTTGA
- a CDS encoding DUF2829 domain-containing protein has product MTFEEVLPHIKKGAKAVREGWGGFELYIELRDELGLSDGTFLQVTPYFLIKTSDEGYSMFSPTPCDVLAEDWKIVSID; this is encoded by the coding sequence ATGACATTTGAAGAAGTATTACCTCATATTAAAAAAGGAGCCAAAGCTGTAAGAGAAGGTTGGGGAGGTTTTGAATTATATATTGAACTCAGAGATGAGCTTGGGCTATCTGACGGGACTTTTCTACAAGTTACCCCTTATTTTCTAATTAAAACATCTGATGAAGGATATAGCATGTTTTCACCAACACCGTGTGATGTCTTGGCTGAAGACTGGAAAATTGTCAGCATAGATTAG
- a CDS encoding 3-oxoacyl-ACP reductase produces MKFDEYQGKTIFITGAASGIGQAQAIAFVNQGANVLGMDLDETGLAATIKKTRDSTGKFITFTGDVTKENEISTAVKKANALFGPIRILLNTAGILDDYTPTLDTTEALWDRILAVNLKGTFLVTNQVLPQMLTQKHGVIINMASIAGLVAGGGGAAYTASKHAIIGYTKQLDHDYIRQGIRANAIAPGAIQTPMNAADFAGDGKMAQWVANETPAGRWAKPEEVASLTLFLASKQADYIHGTVMTIDGGWLEK; encoded by the coding sequence ATGAAATTTGATGAATACCAAGGAAAAACAATCTTTATAACTGGTGCTGCTTCTGGCATAGGGCAAGCTCAAGCAATCGCTTTTGTAAATCAAGGTGCCAATGTTTTAGGAATGGATCTTGATGAAACAGGATTGGCTGCGACTATCAAAAAAACAAGAGACTCTACTGGTAAATTCATAACATTTACTGGAGATGTGACAAAAGAAAATGAAATTAGTACAGCTGTTAAAAAAGCGAATGCGTTATTTGGACCTATTCGTATTTTATTGAATACTGCTGGGATTTTAGATGATTACACCCCTACTTTGGACACAACAGAAGCCCTATGGGATCGGATTTTAGCAGTTAATCTGAAAGGAACATTCTTAGTTACCAATCAAGTCTTACCCCAAATGTTGACACAAAAACATGGTGTGATCATCAATATGGCATCAATTGCTGGATTGGTTGCTGGTGGCGGAGGTGCTGCTTATACAGCTTCTAAACATGCCATAATAGGCTACACTAAGCAATTGGATCACGACTATATAAGACAAGGTATCCGAGCAAATGCAATTGCGCCTGGTGCGATTCAAACACCTATGAACGCTGCTGATTTTGCTGGTGACGGAAAAATGGCGCAATGGGTCGCAAACGAAACACCCGCTGGACGTTGGGCAAAACCAGAAGAAGTTGCTTCTCTAACTCTTTTTCTGGCTAGCAAGCAGGCAGACTATATTCATGGAACTGTGATGACAATCGATGGCGGCTGGTTGGAAAAATAA
- a CDS encoding QueT transporter family protein, producing the protein MNDPNSQTKAWSVIALTKMALITALYVVVTIFLAPFSFGAVQLRFSELFNYLPLFNKRYIIAVTLGVAISNFASPLGLVDVIIGSLSTFVVLLLSYYVTKRLKNPVKKMIVTAIICSLSMFTVAGQLTFFYHLPFFYTWLTVAIGELLSMAFGGIFIYWINEKIDLTK; encoded by the coding sequence ATGAATGATCCAAACTCACAGACTAAAGCTTGGTCTGTTATTGCTTTAACAAAAATGGCCTTGATCACTGCACTCTATGTTGTTGTCACTATTTTTTTGGCCCCTTTTAGTTTTGGAGCTGTCCAACTCAGATTTTCAGAGTTATTTAATTATTTACCACTTTTCAATAAACGTTACATCATTGCCGTAACTTTAGGAGTAGCTATCTCAAATTTTGCTTCACCATTAGGGTTAGTGGATGTCATCATCGGTAGCTTGTCGACATTTGTTGTCTTACTTTTATCCTATTATGTGACGAAAAGGCTAAAAAATCCGGTTAAAAAAATGATTGTCACAGCAATTATTTGTTCGCTATCGATGTTTACCGTTGCCGGACAATTAACTTTTTTTTATCATCTGCCGTTTTTCTACACATGGCTAACAGTTGCTATTGGTGAACTATTATCAATGGCCTTTGGCGGGATTTTTATATACTGGATCAATGAAAAAATAGATTTAACAAAATAA
- a CDS encoding GntR family transcriptional regulator, with translation MVSSLPVYIQIHDKIKDDIEHGVWKIGDRLPSERELAIQFSVSRMTLRQAIQTLADEGILERKIGSGTYVARKKVQEKMTGTTSFTDIMLSQNRVPSSRTISYYVAKPSSSEMEKLNLKENEQIVRMERVRFADDLPICFEVASVPYSLVDQYSKTEITSSFYKTLEEKGGNKIGHANQTISAMLASEQIADYLKIKRGDAILRLRQISYFENGTPFEYVRTQYVGNRFEFYLEK, from the coding sequence ATGGTCTCAAGTTTACCAGTTTATATTCAAATACACGATAAAATTAAAGATGACATTGAACATGGTGTTTGGAAGATTGGAGACAGGCTTCCGTCAGAACGTGAGCTGGCCATTCAGTTCAGTGTTAGTCGGATGACGTTAAGGCAGGCCATTCAGACACTTGCAGATGAAGGGATTTTAGAGCGTAAGATTGGTTCGGGAACCTATGTTGCCCGCAAGAAAGTTCAAGAAAAAATGACAGGAACAACCAGCTTCACAGATATCATGCTTTCCCAAAATCGAGTACCTTCCAGCCGTACTATTTCCTATTATGTAGCCAAACCAAGTTCTAGTGAAATGGAAAAATTAAACCTAAAAGAAAATGAACAAATCGTACGCATGGAGCGGGTTCGGTTTGCAGATGATTTACCAATCTGTTTTGAAGTTGCTAGTGTGCCATACTCATTAGTCGATCAATATAGTAAAACAGAAATTACCAGTTCTTTCTATAAAACTTTGGAAGAAAAAGGCGGCAATAAGATTGGACATGCTAATCAAACAATTTCAGCAATGTTAGCCTCAGAACAAATTGCGGATTATTTAAAAATCAAACGTGGTGATGCTATTCTTCGTTTACGTCAAATATCTTATTTTGAAAATGGTACACCGTTTGAATATGTAAGAACACAATATGTAGGAAACCGTTTTGAGTTTTATTTAGAAAAATAA
- a CDS encoding 2-hydroxyacyl-CoA dehydratase, which translates to MTLRAGIDVGSTTVKLVIIDKENHTKFAKYERHYSDVKAATEKVLHEAMVELGEKTPITMTITGSGGMGLADVLTISFVQEVIACTKTVEEIIPETDVAIELGGEDAKITFFEGALEQRMNGSCAGGTGAFIDQMAVLLKTDANGVNELAKNYQTIYPIASRCGVFAKTDVQPLINEGAAKEDISASIFQAVVNQTIAGLAAGRKIKGKIAFLGGPLFFMSELRKRFIETLDVKPEDVIFPENPQLFVAMGAAIYSEGARPTTLSDLIHRLTKGDQEQLKPTDTLEPLFQDEVELKEFRTRHDQAKAQEKALADHHGVAFLGIDAGSTTTKVTLIDEEGNLLFSFYGNNQGQPLETTMSVLKELYQQLPKDVFIGKAAVTGYGEHLIKNALKVDIGEVETMAHYKAADHFQPGVDFILDIGGQDMKAMTIKDGVLSSIQLNEACSSGCGSFIETFAKSLNFDVKDFALEALSSKAPVDLGSRCTVFMNSKVKQVQKEGASVGDISAGLSYSVIKNAIYKVIKVRRPEELGKKIVCQGGTFYNEAVLRAFEMISEREVVRPSIAGLMGAYGAALIALENYELGQETTILGLEELDTFTADKEFTHCGLCENNCMMTVTIFSDGRQFVTGNRCERGARIKVKREDRRVNLVDYKYRKLFKYRPLKEKDAVHGRIGIPRVLNMYENYPLWHTFFTDLGFRVELSPRSNKALYEQGMETIPSDTACYPAKISHGHIQALIDSNIPMIFYPGVVFERQESAEADNHFNCPIVQSYPDVIRNNVDDIRDGKVDYRNPYINLANEASVVKVLSETFADLGITAEQVAQALRHGYEELDAFKEDIRNKGEETLVMLNQKGEKGIVLSGRPYHLDPEINHGIADVITQEGFHVLTEDCVSHLSDVGNLRVVNQWVYHSRLYAAARVVAKSKNLELVQLNSFGCGLDAVTTDQVEEIMDQYGKIYTVLKIDEGSNLGAIRIRLRSLKAAVGEREKMNFEPKLQHEEPEKIIFTKEMKKTHTLLLPMLSPIHQSGLVDVALKASGYNVVCLPADDREAVNVGLKYVNNDACYPAIISIGQLVEALESGEYDLDHVSVMMTQTGGGCRATNYIPLLRKALNDAGFPQVPVVSVSMGNKGVESNPGFKFTLPMLKRVAVAFLYGDLFERVVYRTRPYETEVGMIDALHAKWLKKIEKNVRNGSLTLFNRNMKKIIKEFDEIPLNEVKKPKVGIVGEILVKYSPTANNDIVRLLEAEGAEAVVPDIVGFMNYSLYNQIWKYDNMGMSKQSKNLAQFAIRIIEYVEKPMDKALRNSKRFEGLSSIHDLAEDAGKILSIGNHTGEGWFLTGEMIELLKSDVNNIVCMQPFGCLPNHVVGKGVTKELRRQYPKANIAPIDYDPGVSLVNQLNRIRLMMATANKMMDEEKVHS; encoded by the coding sequence ATGACATTAAGAGCAGGAATAGACGTTGGTTCAACAACTGTGAAATTAGTAATTATTGATAAAGAAAATCATACAAAATTTGCAAAATATGAACGACATTACTCAGATGTAAAAGCGGCAACCGAAAAAGTTTTACATGAAGCAATGGTTGAATTGGGTGAAAAAACACCGATCACAATGACGATTACAGGTTCTGGTGGTATGGGACTTGCAGATGTCTTGACTATTTCTTTTGTTCAAGAGGTAATTGCCTGTACAAAAACAGTAGAAGAGATCATTCCAGAAACAGACGTAGCAATTGAATTAGGTGGGGAAGATGCGAAGATCACCTTTTTTGAAGGAGCATTAGAACAGCGAATGAATGGGAGCTGTGCTGGTGGAACGGGTGCTTTTATCGATCAAATGGCGGTTTTGTTAAAAACCGATGCTAACGGAGTTAATGAGCTGGCTAAAAATTATCAAACAATCTATCCGATTGCATCAAGATGTGGCGTTTTTGCTAAGACCGATGTTCAGCCTTTGATCAACGAAGGCGCCGCAAAAGAAGATATTTCAGCAAGTATTTTTCAAGCAGTGGTCAACCAAACAATCGCAGGACTCGCAGCTGGTCGAAAGATCAAAGGAAAAATCGCCTTTTTAGGTGGTCCACTTTTCTTTATGTCTGAACTTAGAAAACGATTCATTGAAACTTTAGATGTGAAACCAGAAGATGTAATCTTTCCAGAAAATCCACAACTATTTGTGGCGATGGGCGCGGCAATTTACTCAGAAGGAGCAAGGCCAACGACCTTATCTGATTTGATCCACCGTTTGACAAAAGGTGATCAAGAACAATTAAAACCAACCGATACATTAGAGCCGTTATTTCAAGATGAAGTAGAATTAAAAGAGTTTAGAACACGTCATGATCAAGCTAAAGCACAAGAAAAAGCGTTAGCTGACCATCATGGTGTTGCTTTCTTAGGGATCGATGCAGGATCTACGACGACAAAAGTTACATTGATTGATGAAGAAGGCAACCTATTATTTTCATTTTACGGGAACAATCAAGGTCAGCCCTTAGAAACAACAATGAGTGTTTTGAAAGAGTTGTACCAACAATTACCAAAAGATGTATTTATCGGAAAAGCCGCCGTGACTGGATATGGAGAACATTTGATCAAAAATGCATTGAAAGTCGATATTGGAGAAGTCGAAACTATGGCTCATTACAAAGCTGCTGATCATTTTCAGCCAGGAGTTGATTTCATTTTAGATATCGGTGGTCAAGACATGAAGGCGATGACCATCAAAGACGGTGTATTATCTTCCATTCAATTGAATGAAGCTTGTTCTTCAGGGTGCGGTTCGTTCATTGAAACGTTCGCCAAATCATTGAATTTTGATGTAAAAGACTTTGCCCTCGAAGCACTGAGCTCTAAAGCGCCGGTTGATTTGGGTTCTCGTTGTACGGTATTCATGAATTCAAAAGTCAAACAAGTGCAAAAAGAAGGCGCATCAGTAGGGGATATTTCTGCTGGCTTGTCTTATTCTGTAATCAAAAATGCGATTTATAAAGTAATCAAAGTGCGACGTCCAGAAGAATTAGGCAAAAAAATCGTTTGCCAAGGTGGAACATTCTATAATGAAGCTGTTTTGCGTGCCTTTGAGATGATTAGTGAACGAGAAGTCGTCCGTCCTTCTATTGCAGGCTTGATGGGCGCGTATGGGGCTGCGTTGATCGCGTTAGAAAATTATGAATTAGGACAGGAAACAACGATTCTCGGTTTGGAAGAGCTGGACACTTTTACTGCAGATAAAGAGTTTACCCATTGTGGTTTATGTGAAAATAATTGTATGATGACTGTTACGATTTTTTCTGATGGACGCCAATTTGTGACTGGAAATCGTTGTGAACGCGGCGCTAGAATAAAGGTGAAAAGAGAAGATCGCAGAGTTAATTTGGTTGACTATAAATACCGTAAACTATTTAAATATCGTCCGTTGAAAGAAAAAGATGCAGTACATGGCAGAATCGGAATCCCACGAGTTTTGAATATGTATGAAAATTATCCACTATGGCATACGTTTTTCACTGATCTAGGTTTTAGAGTGGAGTTGTCACCACGATCAAACAAAGCGTTGTACGAACAAGGAATGGAAACAATTCCAAGTGATACAGCTTGTTATCCTGCAAAAATTTCTCATGGTCATATTCAAGCGCTGATCGATTCAAACATACCGATGATCTTTTACCCGGGTGTCGTTTTTGAACGCCAAGAATCAGCCGAAGCAGATAATCATTTTAACTGTCCCATTGTACAAAGTTACCCTGATGTTATCCGTAATAATGTAGATGACATTCGTGATGGAAAAGTCGATTATCGTAATCCGTATATCAATTTAGCTAATGAAGCATCGGTTGTCAAAGTTTTAAGCGAAACATTTGCAGATTTGGGAATCACAGCTGAACAAGTTGCTCAAGCATTACGACATGGGTATGAAGAATTAGATGCGTTCAAAGAAGATATCCGCAATAAAGGGGAAGAAACACTCGTGATGCTGAATCAAAAAGGGGAAAAGGGCATCGTGTTATCTGGCCGTCCTTATCATTTGGATCCAGAAATCAATCATGGCATTGCAGATGTGATCACTCAAGAAGGTTTCCATGTATTGACCGAAGATTGTGTTTCTCATTTAAGTGATGTCGGAAATTTACGTGTTGTGAACCAATGGGTGTATCATTCTCGTTTATATGCGGCGGCTCGTGTTGTCGCGAAATCGAAGAATCTTGAGTTGGTTCAGCTGAATTCGTTTGGTTGTGGTTTGGATGCTGTCACAACGGATCAAGTCGAAGAAATCATGGACCAATACGGGAAAATTTATACCGTTTTGAAAATCGATGAAGGCTCGAATTTAGGTGCGATCCGTATTCGGTTACGTTCTTTAAAAGCAGCTGTTGGAGAGCGAGAAAAAATGAATTTTGAGCCAAAATTACAGCACGAAGAACCGGAGAAAATTATCTTTACCAAGGAAATGAAAAAGACGCATACCTTATTATTACCGATGTTAAGCCCAATTCATCAATCTGGTTTAGTAGATGTGGCTTTAAAAGCTTCTGGCTATAATGTCGTTTGTTTACCAGCAGATGATCGAGAAGCTGTAAACGTTGGTCTGAAATACGTAAATAATGATGCCTGTTATCCAGCCATCATTTCAATTGGTCAATTAGTTGAAGCGCTAGAAAGTGGAGAATATGATTTAGATCACGTCAGCGTGATGATGACGCAAACAGGTGGTGGTTGTCGTGCAACAAATTATATACCGTTACTTAGGAAAGCCTTGAACGATGCAGGATTCCCGCAAGTTCCTGTCGTTTCAGTTTCGATGGGAAATAAAGGGGTTGAGTCTAATCCAGGATTTAAATTTACATTACCAATGTTGAAACGTGTCGCTGTAGCGTTTTTATATGGAGATTTATTCGAGAGAGTTGTTTACCGCACTCGACCTTATGAAACAGAAGTCGGAATGATCGATGCCCTTCACGCTAAATGGCTAAAAAAAATCGAGAAAAATGTTCGCAATGGTTCATTAACCTTATTCAATCGAAATATGAAAAAAATCATCAAAGAATTTGATGAAATTCCATTGAACGAAGTTAAGAAACCTAAAGTTGGAATCGTTGGTGAAATCTTAGTGAAATACTCACCAACTGCGAATAATGATATTGTTCGTTTGCTTGAAGCCGAAGGAGCGGAAGCCGTTGTACCGGATATAGTTGGGTTTATGAATTACTCTTTGTATAACCAAATTTGGAAATACGATAATATGGGGATGTCTAAACAAAGTAAGAATCTCGCTCAATTTGCCATCCGAATCATTGAATATGTTGAGAAACCAATGGACAAGGCATTGAGAAATTCTAAACGATTTGAAGGACTGAGCTCTATCCATGATTTAGCTGAAGATGCTGGAAAAATTCTTTCAATCGGAAATCATACAGGTGAAGGTTGGTTCTTAACAGGAGAAATGATTGAGCTATTAAAGTCGGATGTCAATAATATCGTTTGTATGCAGCCTTTTGGTTGTTTACCTAACCATGTTGTAGGGAAAGGTGTGACGAAAGAACTTCGCCGTCAATATCCTAAAGCTAATATTGCGCCAATCGATTATGATCCAGGTGTGTCATTAGTGAATCAGCTGAATCGGATTCGTTTGATGATGGCAACGGCCAATAAAATGATGGATGAAGAAAAAGTCCATTCGTAA
- a CDS encoding TetR/AcrR family transcriptional regulator, whose product MSKKTDLRVMRTHKMIIEAFFHLVDEKGYDCITIQDIADEAMINRATFYAHFKDKQDLYEQIFDFAINAFTSVIDTEQIIVSNRIKVKQIEFLLSNIYINIQKNKNFFLTIMDGSSNELLRKKLADIVYEKYADIFSKLKITENDIEVPIDFIIEYMTSIFIGTLHWWITSDTDMSPNHLARLVIKLVGNGHLTVLGLEIDK is encoded by the coding sequence ATGTCAAAGAAAACCGACCTTCGGGTAATGCGAACACACAAAATGATTATTGAAGCTTTCTTTCACTTAGTAGATGAAAAAGGATACGACTGTATAACGATCCAAGACATTGCAGACGAAGCAATGATCAATCGAGCGACTTTCTATGCTCATTTCAAAGACAAACAAGACCTTTATGAACAAATTTTTGATTTTGCAATCAATGCCTTTACATCTGTTATCGACACAGAGCAGATTATTGTCAGCAATCGGATCAAAGTAAAACAGATTGAATTTTTACTGTCAAATATTTATATTAATATTCAAAAAAATAAAAATTTCTTTCTGACAATCATGGACGGTAGTTCAAACGAGTTGTTACGTAAGAAGTTAGCAGATATTGTTTATGAGAAATATGCAGATATCTTTTCTAAGCTAAAAATCACGGAGAATGATATTGAAGTGCCAATTGATTTTATCATCGAATATATGACTTCTATATTTATCGGGACACTTCATTGGTGGATCACAAGTGACACAGACATGTCTCCAAACCATTTAGCTAGGTTAGTTATTAAATTAGTTGGAAATGGCCATTTAACTGTTTTAGGGCTTGAAATCGATAAATAA